The genome window GAACGGCGTCCGCTACGGCCTGGGGGTCATCGTCCGCGAGGGGCCGCTGGGCCCCAGCTGGGGGCACAGCGGGTACTTCCCCGGCTACCTCACCGACGTGCGCTACTATCCGCGGCAGGGCTTCGCCGTCGCCCTGCAGGTGAACACCAGCGCGCGCGGCGCCTTCACCCGCCCGCCCGGGGCGATGGTGGAGGACCTGGCGCGCATCGTCTCCCGGGAGCTGGCGGCGGGCGGCGGCGCGGGGAACGGCGAAGGGGGACGGAGATGACGGAAGGACGACGGCACCCGGACGGCATCATCATCGCCCTCGACGGCCCGGCGGGATCGGGGAAGAGCTCGACGGCCAGGGCGGTGGCGTCGGCGCTGGGATACCGCCACCTGGACTCCGGCGCCTTCTACCGCGCCATCACCTGGGCCGCGCTGCAGGCCGGCATCCCCGCGGACGCGTGGGACGGCCTCACCTCGGCCGAGCTCGACCGGCTGGACGTGCACGGGCACCCCGGCGAGGCCGGATACACGCTCACCGTCGGCGGCGCGGAGGTGATGCGGGAGATCCGCTCGCCGGAGGTGAACGCGCACGTGTCGCGGATGGCCGCCGTCCCTGCGGTGCGCACCTGGCTGATGGGCGCGCTGCGCGAGGCCGGCGCGCGGGGCGGGCTGGTGGCCGACGGGCGCGACATCGGCACCGTAGTCTTCCCCGACGCCGAGCTGAAGGTCTATCTGGTCGCCGACCCGAAAGAGCGCGCGCGGCGGCGGCTGCTGGAGCAGGGCCTCGCATCTCCATCCCCCGAAGACGTGGAGGCCGAGGCCGCGCGCCTGCAGGGGCGCGACGAGATCGATTCCACCCGCGCGGTGGCCCCGCTGGCGCGCGCAGGCGACGCGGTGGAGCTCGACACCACGGCGCTCGACTTCGCCCACCAGGTGGACGCGATCGTGCGCATGGCGCGGGCCCGCGGGGGTTGACCGGGGCGAAAGGATTCCGTAGATTTTCACGTTTCCCCGGAAATCTCTTTCCGGCACCTCCAATCACCCTCAACTCCCGCCCGCGGAAGCACTTGCGGCCCACCCGGCGGGACGTTCAGGAGATCCGTTCCCAATGTCCGACCAG of Longimicrobium sp. contains these proteins:
- the cmk gene encoding (d)CMP kinase: MTEGRRHPDGIIIALDGPAGSGKSSTARAVASALGYRHLDSGAFYRAITWAALQAGIPADAWDGLTSAELDRLDVHGHPGEAGYTLTVGGAEVMREIRSPEVNAHVSRMAAVPAVRTWLMGALREAGARGGLVADGRDIGTVVFPDAELKVYLVADPKERARRRLLEQGLASPSPEDVEAEAARLQGRDEIDSTRAVAPLARAGDAVELDTTALDFAHQVDAIVRMARARGG